The Salvia miltiorrhiza cultivar Shanhuang (shh) chromosome 2, IMPLAD_Smil_shh, whole genome shotgun sequence DNA window TCTGACTTGCTAAGACCACTCGAATATCCTGCTTCAATCCGGCACAAAACAActctgacatcttctcatccgtatctactcgatatggtgcatatcgagcTAAATCACAGAACAAACGGTCATATTCAGCTACCATCTTATTTCCTTGTTTTAAACTTACAAACTCCATCTCCTTCTTCTTGCGATAGCTACGCGGTATGTATTTCTCGCAGAGAACTATTTTGAATTGCTCCCAT harbors:
- the LOC131008024 gene encoding uncharacterized protein LOC131008024; its protein translation is MERIFRFLRCNDVERLMCMSYQLKGSADYWWEAKQKTLTPDQVDELTWEQFKIVLCEKYIPRSYRKKKEMEFVSLKQGNKMVAEYDRLFCDLARYAPYRVDTDEKMSELFCAGLKQDIRVVLASQSTLT